The region CTACCCCACAAATGACATGATTTTTGCCTGTCCGTGTGACGCTCTGCCGCGGCATTGGATTCCCTGCGGGAAAAATGTCCGGAGCGTATTTTAAAACCAGGAATcttttttaacatgttttgcCTCATTAGTCCTTGCCATTGTTTTACTAATCAACCCTCCAAGAAATCAGCAACTGTCCTGAAAGTGCAATGTATTATTACGTATTATTGTTCTCTTAAATTTTGCGCCAGAGAATCTTGGAGCAATTTGGGTTAAAATTTCGAATTGTTTAGACTCTCGAATGCTTTTAACCTGCAGTAACTTGTCAGTGTTTCGTGGCTCATATTTTTCTGACTATCACATTATTAAGGCCTAACCTTTGAGGAAAGGGGTGGGGAAGTAGTTTAGTTTAATAGCAGTACGCCATCTAGACATATCATCAGACGTCACCAACGAGGAAATGTAAGTGCGTAAATGTCCACTCCACTCTGTGGCTCTTCAGGGCCAATGACACAAACTACTCAAATAATGAATTCAGATTACGAATCCTAATTGACAGGACGTAGACCAGGTGGCTttgtacaagcgcagccgaggagttgctGGTCAGAGcaggacttgaactcgggatcgCCTAAAGGAATAGGGGCATTCTCAAACATTTGGCAGAGATGTTACTGttgtattttcttcttttatcaCTCTTGTGACTGACTACTTACTGTGGCTTCTCGACGTCAATTTCCGAAAGCTCCAATGGCTCGAGTGTATATCTGTTGTCTTTCGAAACCAAGGTACCAGTTACCGTAGCCACCGCAATGCCAGGTCTTACTTCCTGTGGGTGAAGGTTGTTGGCCAACTGAAAGTAATGAGGAAGAAGAGATGATGGTGGGTACATTTTTGAAAGGGCGCTTTTTAAACTTACATTGAGTGTTTTTGTCCAAATTACATCGCTTCTTCCAAAAACAAGTCTGTTGATTTATAAGAGAGCCTCTGTATACCGAACTGCCAACATTATTTCCTCCTTAACACACGATTTTGCCTCTCGAAAGCGTGATGCAAAATATAATTTgaaatacaccttattccaaaatggcggcctataaattattcttttgtttggatgttaattagccctcttcgcctcgtcaacatgtataaaaaaacaaagaaattttgaagtgaaaatgaggcgaagagggctaattaacatgcaaacaaaaaaataatttattagccgccattttggaataaggtgcaTAATACACGGTGTAGTCAGTTTCGACCGAGACTAACTTGAATAAATTTGCACCGTTTTGGTCTCTCAGAGGACCCGTAATTGCATTAGGCTGTAGACCCGAGTTGCACCCCAATCTTTCTCGATCTAGCCTCGAGTCAAGTCGCACTCAACACTGAGGTGGGAGGGAAGCTGCAAGTATTCTGCTCTTGCAATTATTCATGCACAAGAAGCCCATAACGACAGTGACTATACAAGTAATTAATATGCTCTATTACAAACTGACCTCGTTTGACAAAACCACTTTCTCAAACTGTCGGCTAACAGGCAGAGACAAAGCTTCCAAAAAGCTGAAGGTTGATATTTTACATTCCTGCAAGTAAGAATCAAACAAAGGATAACAGTTATCTACCACCAAAAACTAAGCGCATTGATTTCTTTAAAACCAgaaatcaattaatttttctgaGTCTGAATCACGATTTATACGTTTGCTTAGAAAAGCAAGCGCCGAATAAGAATAAGAACTAAGCAATTTCTCGCGAACCACACAGGTAGCCAAGATTCTCCTTCGTTTTACTTAAAAAGACTACACAGAACGTGAGCTGGTTCGATTACACTCCATCTTCATTGAGAATGAGGCAAAAGATGGCGATAAATAGGTCACCGATCGAATTAGAAATCGAACGCCGGAAATAACCTCCTCGCAGCCATGACTTACGCGACCAGCAACGCTCGCCGAAATAACTTGCCGTGGGCCGCAAGTTCACGGCTGCAAACGACATTGCGCCTTCAATAAACCCACTTAATCACACTTTTAAAAATCGTGACTTTTCCTTGAGAAATACATATAGTGTGgaatgaatgaaagaaaattaccGTATCTTGTATTATCAGGTCCGTTCTGTGTGGCAACAGATCCGGTGCTCTGGTGTACGCCTCTGGAATGGCGAGATGACCTGGCTGAAATACGAAACAGAACGTTCCATATATGCATTGTTCCGATGTTTGCATGTTCGCTTTCACAGAAGGTCAGGAAGGGAACAGCATCAGTCCACCTTACCTGGAGTTCTCGTAtgagtttgtttgcttgcGTAAAATTCAGCCTCGGATCGATTGGACAGTAGCATGCCtgtatgaaaaagaagaaataaacacacatactaaaaaaaagaaagaaaataaaaaaggattgCAACCAAATCGTCAAATCAATTCCAACCGAAGACCACAATGTCAATACGACATTGTCTTGGATATTGTCATGCGCAGCCGAATCAGCAATCAGCAAATCTAGCTAGTGATTAGAGCAAAACCTGTGATCCCTAGATATCAACTACTTGGCCACGCTTCCCTCAGCGACAGCACCTTCGACATAAATACAACTGGACTTTTCTAAATTGACGATGGTAAGGAACGCGACGTACAGAGCCATTGTTTTCGAACGCCGTTCCTTTTGGGCACACTGCAGTATTGAAAAGTTCAGTAGTAACCTTACTTTCATCGCAAGAGGTTGAAACGGTGCAAGGGCTTCAAGGTAAGGGAACTCCGGCTCTGAAACAAGAGGAAAAGATTGATGCTCGGGTAAAGAAAGGAAGAGTAGAGAACTTGAGCATAGATACAAGGATGTGTTCATTCGACAAGGACTCGGCGAAgttcgggaaaaaaaaaaggctgctTCGAAACATCGTACCACGTCGACTTCGGTGCCCTTCGCTTTAAGCTTTCGAATAAAAACGAAAAGGAAAGGGTTGAAAGACTCTGAAGAAATTACAGCCAACCTGTGAATATAATGGTGTTGCCACTTGACTTCCCCCACAATTctataaaatgcaccacatcTCCAAAGCGTAAAGACGGGTGTCCTGCGAATACGACACACGGTGTCTTAAAACAGCTGTTTAATCCGTCTGAAACAACATAGAAAAACACAAGTcgttaaaaacatgcttaacTTAACACTGCTTCAGTTTTACTCCTTTATAActgaatttcttgaaaaaaaatataagtGACACGTTACTTGTCAAGTATTTAAATGgctgaaaatatttcacttttctttaTAAAATAGTAGAACAATTGAGGCAAAGACTTTTTCGTGGTCGTATTGTTGTGTTACTTACCGTGGATGCTTGGAAAATGTTTAAGACGGCCAGATTTCACAAGCtgatgaacaaaaaaacaaaaccataaGAAACTTTTGCGAGCAAATATCTCGAAAAGCGACACCAATATCAGGTGGTGGTCTATGAAGCTTTTCTAAAAATCCAGAGAATCTGCGCATTTGATGAGTATGAAGAAGAAATGCAAGGAGCGTTGATCGGACAGGTGCTGATGATACCTCCTTAACTTCCGCGTCGTAGTCTGTAAGAAAAACTGCACTTGGAGCATTTTAGTATCTATAGGTATCGGCAGCTAATTAGCCAAGAGACAAATGACAATTACTGTTCGTTCACATAGCTACCTCGGCATGTGGGAAGGGAGCTTCTGGTAGATAAACTTTGCTCTGCTTACTTTGACAAAGCCTGTAACAAAACAAGTATGACAGTGAAAAGGACAACGTTTAGACGTAACCTACATTCTTGTCCTCCTCGGAGGTATTTGTGCTGACTTTCTGCGTCACCATTAAGTGCATCATACATCATACGACGTGTGCACACATTTATAAAGGGGGATCAGCCATTTTCGGTtcgttaaattttttttccagctctCATAAGAGAAAACCGATTTTACCTCCCTGGTTTGGTTAAGCATCATCGATGTCGAAAGTGccagcttttgtttttgctataTTTTCCAATTCGTTACACAGGACTGCTTGGGAAGTCCAGTAACAACATTGCTTGGAATTTGATCAGTTTTCCATCAATAGAGAGATTAACCTTCGCTTTTACGGCAAACGCTGGGCTCAAAGTTACGTATTGCTCAAACTCAAGAACACTTGTTTAATctcagctgttttttttttacgttctgtaaatggaaaatttttgcACCTACCATTCAGCAAAGATATTTGAATATGCTAAGGAACTGTCTGCCACGggtgaaataaaatagaatGGGATTGACGTCAAGCTGGCATTGTCCATATAAGAGTACAAGCACTCGAAGAGATCATACAGTACTCCCTttagaagaaataaaaagcaTACTCGTAAAAATGAATCCAGTGAGTTcaataggtggttttcacgttacgtcataaccgccatgttggtggacgaaaaaaaaaagatttctaattagctccttttgttcgtccaccagcaattgtacattgcagcattgttatccatgtccctagagattggttgcaaaccacctatagCCAAGATCGCAACTCTAGAAGTTTTTTACAGCTCAGTGCTAGAACATGTGCACTTACAATCAAACCGTATAGATATTATTTTCCTCCAAATATCTCAAAGCCGCCAATAATAAAGCAAAACAGGTCTACATCTCGAATAAAAGTggatttaaggacggtgcctactaattaaagatattttttccctggtgtgtgattatgcgggaaatgtagatcttaacaagtcctattgaaatccaaaaagaaaattgggggtaaccacgcatttttcaaagataattcatgaataatgtctgtaaaaagctttaaaatacaaagcaatgtatggcgttctttctcaaatttaagcttaattatctctcaaaaatgcatggttacccccaattttctttttggaaaccaagagtacttactaagatctactttctccggatagttttaaaccgcgcaaaaatatccctgtattagtaagcattggcgataggaaatccgagtatctggagatgcgcagaacgtatgcgcaataacaatagtaggcaccgtccttaaacaaAGTGATCAATACACAGGTAGGTCTACAGTGTGAAAACCTAAGTTCACGTTTGGCAATAATTCCCATCAAGTCGATAAAAATCGTCAAGACATCCCAAAGACCGTAAAAGTTCCCCTtccattaaggacggtgcctactattgttattgcgcatacgttctgcgcatctccagatactcggatttcctatcgccaatgcttactaatacagggatgtttttgcgcggtttaaaactatccggagaaagtagatcttagtgagtactcttggtatccaaaaagaaaattgggggtaaccatgcatttttgagagataattaagcttcaatttgagaaagaccgccatacattgctttgtattttaaagctttttacagatattattcatgaattatctttgaaaaatgcgtggttacccccaattttctttttggatttcaataggagttgttaagatctacatttcctgcataatcacacaccgggaaaaaaatatcttcaattagtaggcaccgtccttaattacGGAAAAAAGTACGGTAAAGATGgaaaacttttaagttttaaaaaggttCTTAGGCTTTAAAAAGCCTAAAAAAACgttaaaattcaattgaaaataattattttattttattatttttaatcactaattttcaaattattttagtttttattaattttgttttttttttataataatattacttttaTGTTAAAAACTTTGATAAGTGACATTTAAATAAATCTAAGGAACAAGAACTTACTAGCTAGTGTTACTTACGGAAGGCCAACAAGGCACAAGAACGTTCCCTCCATTTTTCAATGTAGTAGCTGCAGAATAAATAtacaataaagttaa is a window of Acropora palmata chromosome 4, jaAcrPala1.3, whole genome shotgun sequence DNA encoding:
- the LOC141878591 gene encoding integrator complex subunit 9 homolog isoform X2 gives rise to the protein MLALPYITQHSGFKGKIYATEPTIQMGRELMLEMVVYAERVPRISKGEMWREREVLRCLPSPLCDLKGAKSWRPLYSKHDVKAAISKIQNVGYSERIDLYGILKLTALSSGFCVGSCNWVIESDYEKVSYVSCSSTFTTHPLPMDQSLLKSSDALILTGVTEAPTANPDAMLGDFCNNLATTLKNGGNVLVPCWPSGVLYDLFECLYSYMDNASLTSIPFYFISPVADSSLAYSNIFAEWLCQSKQSKVYLPEAPFPHAELVKSGRLKHFPSIHDGLNSCFKTPCVVFAGHPSLRFGDVVHFIELWGKSSGNTIIFTEPEFPYLEALAPFQPLAMKACYCPIDPRLNFTQANKLIRELQPGHLAIPEAYTRAPDLLPHRTDLIIQDTECKISTFSFLEALSLPVSRQFEKVVLSNELANNLHPQEVRPGIAVATVTGTLVSKDNRYTLEPLELSEIDVEKPQESNAAAERHTDRQKSCHLWGSVMVEDLLQSLAKRGICDVQVESNQGGHTLHLAQDDAMIQLDASGTHIITHGNEALRINIRDSLLECVTQF